From one Heterodontus francisci isolate sHetFra1 chromosome 17, sHetFra1.hap1, whole genome shotgun sequence genomic stretch:
- the LOC137379179 gene encoding thyrotropin-releasing hormone receptor-like — protein sequence MKNVSRFLTPTNISLANPASAGTDLIYKSIEYKAASVLLVLAICGTGIIGNIMVVLVVLTTRHMRTPTNCYLVSLAVADLMVLVAAGLPNISDSLIEEWIYGHAGCLGITYLQYLGINVSSCSITAFTVERYIAICHPIKAQSMCTVSRAKKILAFLWVITSFYCMLWFFLVDININSRQNAECGYKVSRNLYLPIYFIDFTIFYVIPLIVATVLYGLIGRVLFLSPIPNQVESGTERWKERPGTESHSSQSSSRTSKGAISSRKQVTKMLAVVVILFALLWMPYRTIVVVNSFIDKQYENAWFLLFCRLCVYANSAINPVIYNLMSQKFRSAFKKLCNCSRHDTQQRPLYTTPLHYSVVRDTINGSSEVNGKQQGEKQTQQEEASNIKREENKSTAKDQMYFSVV from the exons ATGAAAAACGTGAGTAGGTTTCTGACCCCCACTAATATCTCCCTGGCAAATCCAGCTTCTGCTGGGACTGATTTAATTTACAAATCCATAGAGTACAAGGCTGCCTCAGTGCTGTTGGTGTTGGCAATTTGTGGAACTGGAATCATCGGAAATATTATGGTGGTCCTGGTGGTCCTGACCACCAGACACATGAGAACCCCAACCAACTGTTACCTAGTCAGTCTTGCCGTGGCTGATCTGATGGTCCTGGTGGCTGCAGGGTTACCCAATATATCTGACAGTCTGATTGAGGAATGGATCTATGGGCATGCAGGCTGCCTGGGTATTACCTACCTCCAATACTTGGGCATCAATGTATCATCCTGTTCCATCACAGCATTCACTGTGGAAAGATACATCGCCATCTGCCATCCAATAAAAGCCCAGTCCATGTGCACTGTCTCCAGAGCCAAGAAAATCCTAGCATTTTTATGGGTAATTACCTCCTTCTATTGCATGCTGTGGTTTTTCTTGGTGGATATCAACATAAATAGCAGGCAGAATGCTGAGTGTGGCTACAAAGTCTCCAGGAATCTATACTTGCCCATCTACTTCATTGATTTCACCATCTTTTATGTGATTCCCCTGATTGTGGCCACAGTGCTGTATGGTCTGATTGGGCGGGTCCTTTTCCTCAGTCCTATTCCAAACCAAGTTGAGTCAGGAACGGAGCGTTGGAAGGAGCGCCCTGGGACAGAAAGTCACAGTTCACAATCATCCAGCCGGACAAGCAAGGGGGCCATCTCGTCCAGAAAACAG GTCACTAAGATGCTGGCAGTGGTGGTCATTCTATTTGCCTTACTCTGGATGCCATACAGAACAATTGTAGTGGTTAATTCCTTCATCGACAAGCAATACGAGAATGCCTGGTTCCTTTTATTCTGCAGACTGTGTGTTTacgccaacagtgctatcaatcctGTCATTTATAATCTAATGTCTCAGAAATTTAGATCTGCTTTCAAAAAACTTTGCAATTGTAGCCGACATGACACTCAGCAGCGCCCTTTGTACACAACTCCTCTTCATTACAGCGTGGTGCGAGATACAATCAATGGGAGCTCTGAAGTTAATGGCAAGCAACAAGGTGAAAAGCAAACTCAACAGGAGGAAGCTAGCAACATCAAAAGGGAAGAAAATAAATCTACAGCAAAAGACCAGATGTACTTTAGTGTTGTTTAA